From the genome of Nitrosopumilus sp., one region includes:
- a CDS encoding ammonia monooxygenase: MRRKMKTRVIVLSLLYASCLSWTVQIIPSADAHDIQTHPATSFIRIEDETFDRQYMQTGETLTVQGSIVNNVDKGIRGWASIFSESADASNRWEVLARDPPNVVFEVPGNSVVKYSLSAKALEPGTYHIHTQFNVDKVGSELGPGQTIVVQGEPIIKAIPFTNIAYQLLPIVLGSIIMIVIVYYFWRKRK, from the coding sequence ATGAGAAGGAAGATGAAGACTAGGGTCATCGTTCTGTCTTTGTTATATGCGTCATGTCTTAGTTGGACTGTTCAGATAATTCCAAGTGCAGATGCACATGACATCCAGACACATCCTGCCACTAGTTTTATCAGAATTGAGGACGAGACCTTTGACAGGCAATACATGCAGACGGGTGAGACCCTGACTGTTCAAGGTAGCATAGTCAACAATGTGGACAAGGGCATAAGGGGATGGGCATCCATTTTTTCAGAATCTGCGGATGCAAGCAACCGATGGGAGGTGCTTGCAAGAGACCCGCCAAATGTTGTATTTGAGGTTCCGGGAAATTCCGTTGTGAAGTATTCTTTGTCTGCCAAAGCACTTGAGCCTGGCACATATCACATTCACACCCAGTTCAATGTAGACAAAGTTGGTTCGGAACTTGGTCCAGGCCAAACAATAGTAGTACAGGGGGAACCCATCATCAAAGCAATCCCATTTACCAATATCGCTTATCAATTACTTCCGATTGTTCTGGGTAGCATAATCATGATTGTAATTGTGTATTACTTTTGGAGAAAAAGAAAATGA